A single region of the Salarchaeum japonicum genome encodes:
- a CDS encoding DUF7522 family protein produces MELDGTRQSTPGKEALYAVVEEFGGDALRDLWVFDGDTQEPLFVREDVADELADADVERYIDNERYGFVTRETYDNLHYAEFYYTLRGFDTFEQYRTFASRDGERVGVLCSFDRREGGYDFADLTECVSDELADYPLSELLPA; encoded by the coding sequence ATGGAGTTAGATGGCACACGACAGTCCACGCCGGGGAAGGAAGCGCTGTACGCGGTCGTAGAGGAGTTCGGCGGGGACGCGCTCCGCGACCTCTGGGTGTTCGACGGCGACACCCAGGAACCACTCTTCGTTCGCGAGGACGTCGCGGACGAACTCGCCGACGCGGACGTGGAGCGCTACATCGACAACGAACGATACGGGTTCGTCACCCGGGAGACCTACGACAACCTCCACTACGCCGAGTTCTACTACACGCTCCGCGGGTTCGACACGTTCGAGCAGTACCGGACGTTCGCGTCCCGGGACGGCGAGCGCGTCGGCGTCCTGTGTAGTTTCGACCGCCGCGAGGGCGGCTACGACTTCGCCGACCTGACGGAGTGCGTGAGCGACGAACTCGCGGACTACCCGCTGTCGGAACTCCTGCCGGCGTAG
- a CDS encoding aliphatic sulfonate ABC transporter substrate-binding protein — protein MNRRAFLGATGAAAASLTAGCIGSGIVGGSRTVTLDYAYYNPVSLVLREKGWVGEEFEDSDASVEWVLSLGSNQANQYSQSGEAQAASTAGIAALMARSNGVPIRTGYIYSRPEWTALVAKSSSDISEVADLEGKSVAATLGTDPHFFLLQALDTAGLSESDVDIVDLQHPEGQDALLQDEVDAWAGLDPHMAELQLEHDVELFFRRPEFNTNGTLNFLEGFLQNHPEDVNRVLRAYERGREWAIENPEETVSILASASEMSKPVARKVFTDRTDLSAPIPGDQHRSLLSDLAPILQEKGFVDSSVDLQAAIDELVRPSISESVVNG, from the coding sequence ATGAATCGACGAGCGTTCCTCGGCGCGACGGGTGCGGCCGCCGCGTCGTTGACGGCTGGCTGCATCGGAAGCGGAATCGTCGGCGGGTCGCGCACCGTCACCCTCGACTACGCCTACTACAACCCCGTGAGCCTCGTGCTCCGGGAGAAGGGCTGGGTGGGCGAGGAGTTCGAAGACAGCGACGCGAGCGTCGAGTGGGTGTTGAGCCTCGGGAGCAACCAGGCGAACCAGTACTCCCAGAGCGGGGAGGCGCAGGCAGCATCCACTGCGGGCATCGCGGCGCTGATGGCGCGCTCGAACGGCGTCCCCATCCGCACGGGCTACATCTACTCGCGGCCCGAGTGGACCGCGCTCGTCGCGAAATCGAGCAGCGACATCTCGGAGGTCGCCGACCTCGAAGGGAAGTCCGTCGCCGCGACGCTCGGCACCGACCCCCACTTCTTCCTCCTGCAGGCGCTCGACACCGCGGGCCTCAGCGAGAGCGACGTGGACATCGTCGACCTCCAGCACCCCGAGGGCCAGGACGCCCTCCTCCAGGACGAAGTGGACGCGTGGGCGGGCCTCGACCCCCACATGGCCGAACTCCAGCTCGAACACGACGTGGAGCTGTTCTTCCGGCGGCCCGAGTTCAACACGAACGGCACCCTGAACTTCCTCGAAGGCTTCCTCCAGAACCACCCCGAGGACGTGAACCGCGTGCTCCGGGCGTACGAGCGCGGCCGGGAGTGGGCCATCGAGAACCCCGAGGAGACGGTGTCCATCCTCGCGAGCGCCTCGGAGATGTCGAAGCCGGTCGCGCGGAAGGTGTTCACCGACCGCACCGACCTCTCCGCGCCCATCCCGGGCGACCAGCACCGCTCCCTGCTCTCCGACCTCGCGCCCATCCTCCAGGAGAAGGGCTTCGTCGATTCGAGCGTCGACCTCCAGGCGGCCATCGACGAACTCGTCCGGCCGTCCATCTCCGAGTCGGTGGTGAACGGATGA
- a CDS encoding ABC transporter permease, which produces MSTRTYGLADVSLDRARWILGLVVPAFLVVGWHVAVVTGVFPPYQLPKPLAVLETLYSLAASGQLATHVSVTVQRVFFGCVVGMTLAVLLGTLTGISRTASALLDPLFQSLKNIPSLAWVPLFLLWFGIGEVAKVLLIAVGAFFPVYLNLSTGLHAVDEARREVAEVYDLTRFETLKSVVFPAALPSLFVGVRSGVGLAWMFVVAAELIGASQGLGFLMKNGRVLSRPDMIIGAILLFALFGNLTDLAVKEVEKRVVDW; this is translated from the coding sequence ATGAGCACGCGGACGTACGGCCTCGCGGACGTGTCGCTCGACCGCGCGCGCTGGATACTCGGCCTCGTCGTGCCGGCGTTCCTCGTGGTCGGCTGGCACGTCGCGGTCGTGACGGGCGTCTTCCCGCCCTACCAGCTCCCGAAACCCCTGGCAGTGCTGGAGACGCTGTACTCGCTCGCGGCGTCGGGACAGCTCGCCACGCACGTCTCCGTCACCGTCCAGCGCGTCTTCTTCGGGTGCGTCGTCGGGATGACGCTCGCCGTCCTCCTCGGCACGCTCACCGGCATCTCGCGGACGGCGAGCGCGCTCCTCGACCCGCTCTTCCAGAGCCTGAAGAACATCCCGTCGCTCGCGTGGGTGCCGCTGTTCCTGCTCTGGTTCGGCATCGGCGAGGTGGCGAAAGTCCTCCTCATCGCCGTCGGCGCGTTCTTCCCCGTCTACCTCAACCTCTCCACGGGCCTGCACGCCGTGGACGAGGCGCGCCGGGAGGTCGCTGAAGTGTACGACCTCACGCGGTTCGAGACCCTCAAGTCGGTGGTGTTTCCGGCGGCGCTCCCCAGTCTGTTCGTCGGCGTGCGGAGCGGCGTCGGCCTCGCGTGGATGTTCGTCGTCGCCGCGGAACTCATCGGCGCGAGCCAGGGTCTCGGCTTCCTCATGAAGAACGGCCGCGTGCTCTCCCGGCCCGACATGATTATCGGCGCAATCCTGCTGTTCGCGCTGTTCGGGAACCTCACCGACCTCGCCGTCAAGGAGGTGGAGAAACGTGTCGTCGACTGGTGA
- a CDS encoding sodium:calcium antiporter yields MVLWGLVPSSPAANVLVLMVATALVWVGSGWLEESAENLAAYYGLPAVVQGSVVVAVGSSFPELASVVFAALAGAFDIGIGAVVGSAIFNVLVIPSLSGLAADDDLSASRAIVYKEAQFYMLAVSALVVTLALAVIYAPIPGTTLDGELTRPLAMIPLLLYGLYLFIQWQDVSDANQPGDADISAARAWGTLAAGLLVILVAVEQLVHSVESLGQTFGVPEFLLGVTVVAAATSLPDTLVSVQSAREGNGATSLGNVFGSNTFDLLVAVPVGVLIVGAVPVNFAVAVPMFAVLTLATIALFTALRTDLSLTTIESVALLAGYALFVVWVVLETLGVTAVIKSV; encoded by the coding sequence ATGGTCCTCTGGGGTCTGGTGCCGTCCTCGCCGGCGGCGAACGTGCTCGTTCTCATGGTCGCGACGGCGCTCGTCTGGGTGGGGAGCGGGTGGCTGGAGGAGTCCGCGGAGAACCTCGCGGCGTACTACGGTCTGCCGGCGGTCGTGCAGGGGTCGGTGGTGGTCGCGGTCGGGTCGAGTTTCCCCGAGCTGGCGAGCGTGGTGTTCGCGGCGCTCGCGGGCGCGTTCGACATCGGTATCGGGGCGGTGGTCGGGTCCGCTATCTTCAACGTGCTCGTGATTCCGTCGCTCTCGGGGTTGGCGGCGGACGACGACCTGTCCGCGAGCCGCGCTATCGTGTACAAGGAAGCCCAGTTCTACATGCTCGCGGTGTCCGCGCTCGTCGTGACGCTCGCGCTCGCGGTCATCTACGCGCCCATTCCGGGCACGACGCTGGACGGCGAGTTGACGCGGCCGCTCGCGATGATTCCCCTCCTCCTCTACGGGCTCTACCTCTTCATCCAGTGGCAGGACGTGAGCGACGCGAACCAGCCCGGTGACGCCGATATTTCGGCGGCGCGGGCGTGGGGGACGCTCGCCGCGGGCTTGCTCGTCATCCTCGTCGCCGTCGAGCAACTCGTGCACTCCGTGGAGTCGCTCGGGCAGACGTTCGGCGTCCCCGAGTTCCTGCTCGGCGTGACGGTGGTCGCGGCGGCGACCAGCCTCCCGGACACGCTCGTGAGCGTGCAGTCCGCGCGCGAGGGGAACGGCGCGACCAGCCTCGGGAACGTCTTCGGGTCGAACACGTTCGACCTCCTCGTCGCCGTCCCCGTCGGCGTGCTCATCGTCGGCGCGGTGCCCGTGAACTTCGCGGTCGCCGTGCCGATGTTCGCGGTGCTCACGCTCGCCACGATAGCCCTGTTCACGGCGCTCCGCACCGACCTCTCCCTGACAACGATCGAATCGGTCGCCCTGCTCGCCGGCTACGCCCTGTTCGTCGTCTGGGTCGTCCTGGAGACCCTCGGCGTCACGGCCGTCATCAAGAGCGTCTAG
- a CDS encoding DUF5827 family protein produces MPRPKSDFDTFHPCDFYEPDELLDDDEMYTVYEIARLLQGLDPDAALDEGTEEILLDWAIPWVMRNSDALVIAEPESEDEPGYYGLKE; encoded by the coding sequence ATGCCTCGGCCGAAGTCCGACTTCGACACGTTCCACCCCTGTGACTTCTACGAACCGGACGAACTCCTCGACGACGACGAGATGTACACCGTCTACGAGATAGCGCGCCTGCTCCAGGGTCTCGACCCGGACGCCGCGCTCGACGAGGGGACGGAGGAAATCCTGCTGGACTGGGCGATTCCGTGGGTGATGCGGAACAGTGACGCGCTCGTCATCGCGGAACCGGAGAGCGAGGACGAACCCGGCTACTACGGACTGAAGGAGTAA
- a CDS encoding MBL fold metallo-hydrolase — protein sequence MVENLSAGIDAFTSNAFLVEGERTVLVDAGANYDVVGRIEERTDGLDAVVVTHTHTDHVGNLDDVKSAFGVEAWGFDADQPGIDHELADEGEVRMGDDAYTVLHTPGHKNDHVCLYTDRTLFAGDLVFANGGFGRTDLEEGDRGLLVESIERLESRLSEGLDVMHCGHGPSVTRNPVEDVRLARQGAKTR from the coding sequence ATGGTCGAGAACCTCTCCGCCGGCATCGACGCATTCACCAGTAACGCGTTTCTCGTCGAGGGCGAGCGCACCGTCCTCGTGGACGCGGGCGCGAACTACGACGTGGTGGGCCGCATCGAGGAACGGACGGACGGCCTCGACGCGGTGGTCGTGACGCACACGCACACAGACCACGTCGGCAACCTCGACGACGTGAAGTCGGCGTTCGGCGTCGAAGCGTGGGGGTTCGACGCCGACCAGCCCGGTATCGACCACGAACTCGCGGACGAGGGCGAAGTTCGGATGGGCGACGACGCCTACACGGTGTTGCACACGCCCGGGCACAAGAACGACCACGTCTGTCTCTACACCGACCGGACGCTGTTCGCGGGCGACCTCGTGTTCGCGAACGGCGGGTTCGGCCGCACCGACCTCGAAGAAGGCGACCGCGGCCTGCTCGTCGAGTCCATCGAACGCCTCGAATCACGGCTCTCGGAGGGGCTCGACGTGATGCACTGCGGGCACGGGCCGAGCGTCACCCGGAACCCCGTCGAGGACGTTCGACTCGCCCGTCAGGGCGCGAAAACGCGATAG
- a CDS encoding DUF7571 family protein: MQPCQNCQAVIDEYLLDKQLEPLRDLTVDDFNVCADCTTVVADACVECGGAVYVPRSETRTPDVCPACRSDLIERTGRDPGWMVTT, encoded by the coding sequence ATGCAACCGTGCCAGAACTGTCAGGCGGTCATCGACGAGTATCTCCTCGATAAACAACTCGAACCCCTGCGCGACCTCACGGTCGACGACTTCAACGTCTGCGCCGACTGCACGACAGTCGTCGCGGACGCGTGCGTCGAGTGCGGCGGCGCGGTCTACGTCCCCCGAAGCGAAACGCGAACGCCGGACGTCTGTCCGGCGTGCCGGTCTGACCTCATCGAGCGCACCGGGCGCGACCCCGGGTGGATGGTCACCACCTAG
- a CDS encoding HVO_2922 family protein, with product MSDSQARFEVYEDDAGQWRWRLVHRNGNILADSGEGYASKQKAKQGLESVKENAPGAPVEE from the coding sequence ATGAGTGACTCACAGGCGCGCTTCGAGGTGTACGAGGACGACGCGGGTCAGTGGCGGTGGCGGCTCGTCCACCGGAACGGCAACATCCTCGCGGACTCCGGCGAGGGCTACGCGTCGAAACAGAAGGCCAAACAGGGCCTTGAGAGCGTGAAGGAGAACGCGCCCGGCGCGCCCGTCGAGGAGTAG
- a CDS encoding PAS domain-containing protein: MASSPLNDIVSFSPDNRTIRVLLVDDDEATVELSTRFLERELDDVTITGVSDPSEVRDHIQEREYDCIVSDYDMPESNGLDLLHSLRADDCQVPFVLFTGKGNEEIASRAISAGVDEYLQKDGADVYPVLANKIETLVEKHWAESQVRQGFLAIESAQEGIGIIDADGTYRYLNPAYAEVYERTREELVGTHWSALYSREERARFETDILPELEATGSWRGRATGVTKSGRTVPERLVLTQLADGGHVCVVEDLTEEEDLLEDLAIRDRALDATSVGVVITDPTREDNPIVYVNEGFTEMTGYGREEAMGRNCRFLQGPETDPSTVRELREAVENEETVMTEILNYTKSGEPFWNLVEVSPVRDDAGETVNFVGFQRQITKRKERTIAIEEQLEWLHDFGQVLSHDLKTPLTVLKGNIELARDGDESRLDDARRAADRLSALISDLSNVMRQGDLVTDVEPVDIANVFRSWDAFETEPASLTVVESKRVLADERALVRLADNLVKNTVEHADADTAMRVGALPGGFYYEDDGPGIPVEERERVFKPGYTTKEDGTGFGMVSIKQIALAHGWTVSIGESDSGGARFEFTGVESPED, translated from the coding sequence ATGGCTTCGTCGCCGCTGAACGACATCGTCTCGTTCAGCCCGGACAACCGCACGATACGCGTGCTCCTCGTCGACGACGACGAGGCGACCGTGGAGTTATCGACGCGGTTCCTCGAACGCGAACTCGACGACGTGACGATTACGGGAGTGAGCGACCCCAGTGAGGTTCGCGACCACATTCAGGAACGCGAGTACGACTGCATCGTGAGCGACTACGACATGCCCGAGTCGAACGGTCTCGACCTCCTGCACTCGCTCCGCGCGGACGACTGCCAGGTTCCGTTCGTGCTGTTCACGGGGAAGGGCAACGAGGAGATAGCGAGCCGCGCCATCTCCGCGGGCGTGGACGAGTACCTCCAGAAGGACGGCGCGGACGTCTACCCCGTGCTCGCGAACAAGATAGAGACGCTCGTCGAGAAGCACTGGGCGGAGTCCCAGGTTCGACAGGGCTTCCTCGCCATCGAGTCCGCGCAGGAGGGCATCGGCATCATCGACGCGGACGGCACGTACCGCTACCTGAACCCGGCGTACGCCGAGGTGTACGAGCGGACGCGGGAGGAACTCGTCGGCACGCACTGGTCTGCGCTGTACAGCCGAGAGGAGCGCGCGCGGTTCGAGACCGACATCCTGCCCGAACTCGAAGCGACGGGGTCGTGGCGGGGGCGCGCGACAGGCGTGACGAAATCCGGCCGCACCGTTCCGGAGCGACTCGTGTTGACGCAGTTGGCTGACGGCGGGCACGTCTGCGTCGTCGAAGACCTCACCGAGGAGGAGGACTTGCTCGAAGACCTCGCGATTCGCGACCGCGCGCTCGACGCCACGTCCGTCGGCGTCGTCATCACCGACCCCACTCGGGAGGACAACCCCATCGTGTACGTGAACGAGGGGTTCACGGAGATGACGGGCTACGGGCGCGAGGAGGCGATGGGTCGGAACTGTCGGTTCCTCCAGGGCCCGGAGACCGACCCCTCGACGGTTCGCGAACTCCGGGAGGCGGTCGAGAACGAGGAGACGGTGATGACGGAGATTCTGAACTACACGAAGTCCGGCGAGCCGTTCTGGAACCTCGTGGAGGTGTCGCCGGTGCGGGACGACGCGGGCGAGACGGTGAACTTCGTCGGGTTCCAGCGCCAGATAACGAAGCGCAAGGAGCGCACCATCGCCATCGAAGAGCAACTGGAGTGGCTGCACGACTTCGGGCAGGTGCTCTCGCACGACCTGAAGACGCCGCTCACGGTGTTGAAGGGGAACATCGAGCTGGCGCGCGACGGCGACGAATCCCGGTTGGACGACGCGCGGCGCGCCGCCGACAGGCTGAGCGCGCTCATCAGCGACCTCTCGAACGTGATGCGGCAGGGCGACCTCGTGACGGACGTGGAACCCGTGGACATCGCGAACGTGTTCCGGTCGTGGGACGCGTTCGAGACCGAACCCGCGTCCCTCACGGTCGTGGAGTCGAAGCGCGTGCTGGCGGACGAACGCGCGCTCGTCCGACTCGCGGACAACCTCGTGAAGAACACGGTCGAACACGCGGACGCGGACACCGCGATGCGGGTCGGCGCGCTCCCCGGCGGCTTCTACTACGAGGACGACGGCCCCGGCATCCCCGTCGAGGAACGCGAGCGCGTGTTCAAACCCGGGTACACCACCAAGGAGGACGGCACCGGGTTCGGGATGGTGAGCATCAAACAGATAGCGCTCGCGCACGGCTGGACGGTCTCCATCGGGGAGAGCGACTCCGGCGGCGCGCGCTTCGAGTTCACGGGCGTCGAGTCGCCCGAGGACTAG
- a CDS encoding ABC transporter ATP-binding protein: MSSTGESSSAVAVEDLTKAYGDTVALRDVSLSVAPGEFVSVVGHSGCGKSTLLRVLAGLEDDFRGTATVDGTDVRTEGGHRVGMVFQEPRLLPWKTVRENVAVGLPRDVDPDSEAARERVDALLDRVGLSGFEDARPSELSGGMAQRVSLARGLAYDPTVMLLDEPFSALDALTKYEQQDFLLDLWRDSDLTVVLVTHDVEEAAYLSDRVVVLGGQPGTVETTVDIGEGRPRDREEWLVPYRDRITTALGVE; encoded by the coding sequence GTGTCGTCGACTGGTGAGTCTTCGTCGGCGGTCGCCGTCGAAGACCTGACGAAGGCCTACGGCGACACCGTGGCGCTCCGCGACGTCTCCCTGTCGGTCGCGCCCGGCGAGTTCGTGTCCGTCGTCGGTCACTCCGGCTGTGGGAAGAGCACGCTCCTCCGCGTCCTCGCCGGCCTCGAAGACGACTTCCGGGGGACGGCGACCGTGGACGGGACGGACGTGCGCACGGAGGGCGGTCACCGCGTCGGGATGGTGTTCCAGGAGCCCCGTCTGTTGCCGTGGAAGACGGTGCGGGAGAACGTCGCGGTCGGCCTGCCGCGGGACGTAGACCCGGACAGCGAGGCGGCGCGCGAACGCGTGGACGCGCTCCTCGACCGCGTCGGCCTCTCCGGGTTCGAGGACGCGCGCCCGAGCGAACTCTCCGGCGGGATGGCCCAGCGCGTCTCGCTCGCGCGCGGCCTCGCGTACGACCCGACCGTGATGTTGCTGGACGAACCGTTCTCCGCGCTCGACGCGCTCACGAAGTACGAACAACAGGACTTCCTGCTCGACCTCTGGCGGGACAGCGACCTCACGGTCGTCCTCGTCACGCACGACGTGGAGGAAGCCGCCTACCTCTCCGACCGCGTCGTCGTGCTCGGCGGCCAGCCGGGCACCGTCGAGACGACCGTCGATATCGGCGAGGGGAGGCCGCGCGACCGCGAGGAGTGGCTCGTCCCCTACCGCGACCGCATCACGACCGCGCTCGGCGTCGAATAA
- a CDS encoding FKBP-type peptidyl-prolyl cis-trans isomerase gives MAIETGDTVTFEYTGRLDDGTVFDTSRESVATEEGLADEQPNREYDPLTAEVGAGQVIEGMEDGLVGLDAGETATLTIPPEEAYGEWSEERVQEFETEELTEALGQRPEEGLYLEAQNGQPGEITHVDDDVTKVDFNPRLAGETLEFEIEVVDVE, from the coding sequence ATGGCAATCGAAACCGGCGACACGGTCACGTTCGAGTACACGGGCCGTCTCGACGACGGCACCGTCTTCGACACCTCCCGCGAATCCGTCGCGACCGAGGAAGGACTCGCCGACGAACAGCCGAACCGCGAGTACGACCCGCTCACCGCCGAAGTCGGCGCGGGCCAGGTCATCGAGGGCATGGAGGACGGCCTCGTCGGCCTCGACGCGGGCGAGACCGCGACGCTCACGATTCCGCCCGAGGAAGCCTACGGCGAGTGGAGCGAGGAACGCGTCCAGGAGTTCGAGACCGAGGAACTCACCGAGGCGCTCGGCCAGCGCCCCGAGGAAGGCCTCTACCTCGAAGCGCAGAACGGCCAGCCCGGCGAAATCACGCACGTGGACGACGACGTGACGAAGGTCGACTTCAACCCCCGGCTCGCCGGCGAAACCCTCGAATTCGAAATCGAAGTCGTCGACGTCGAGTAA
- a CDS encoding HAD-IIA family hydrolase, producing the protein MTYSGVFVDLDGTVWRGRDPVPGVADAVRALRERGVPLVFVTNNTGVRRDDFHARLDALGIDPDAGEVVTAAWATAEYLAEYRPNASVHVMGQDVVADELAAAGLTVSESGTADVVVVGYDERVSMDRLTGALRAFGPGTDFVATNRDSTTPHEDGPMPGAGAFVAAVEEMTDHDPLVVGKPSTRMADVAADILGVPLDECLMVGDNLHTDVLMGDRAGMDTALVLTGVSDRADIETTDITPTHVLDSIADVPTLFEN; encoded by the coding sequence GTGACGTACTCCGGCGTCTTCGTCGACCTCGACGGCACCGTCTGGCGCGGCCGCGACCCCGTTCCCGGTGTCGCCGACGCGGTTCGCGCGCTCCGCGAGCGCGGCGTGCCGCTCGTGTTCGTGACGAACAACACGGGCGTCCGCCGGGACGACTTCCACGCGCGCCTCGACGCGCTCGGCATCGACCCGGACGCGGGCGAGGTCGTGACCGCGGCGTGGGCGACCGCCGAGTACCTCGCGGAGTACCGGCCGAACGCGTCCGTGCACGTGATGGGACAGGACGTGGTCGCGGACGAACTCGCCGCCGCCGGCCTCACCGTCTCCGAGTCCGGGACGGCGGACGTGGTCGTCGTCGGGTACGACGAGCGCGTGTCGATGGATCGCCTGACGGGCGCGCTCCGCGCGTTCGGCCCCGGGACGGACTTCGTCGCCACGAACCGCGACAGCACGACGCCGCACGAGGACGGGCCGATGCCGGGCGCGGGCGCGTTCGTCGCCGCCGTTGAAGAGATGACCGACCACGACCCGCTCGTCGTCGGGAAGCCCAGCACGCGCATGGCGGACGTGGCCGCCGACATCCTCGGCGTCCCGCTCGACGAGTGCCTGATGGTCGGGGACAACCTCCACACGGACGTACTGATGGGCGACCGCGCGGGCATGGACACCGCGCTCGTCCTCACGGGCGTCAGCGACCGCGCGGACATCGAAACGACGGACATCACGCCGACGCACGTCCTCGACAGTATCGCGGACGTGCCGACGCTCTTCGAAAACTGA
- a CDS encoding cupin domain-containing protein codes for MPHTKSHVSDAESVLPDDVKGEMWMLRDDLDTETLGFTVLALEAGEETMSHAHVDDDQEEIYYVATGGVDVDFGDHTVSLEADEALRISPEEERQIQNRDEYSKLVLVSAPV; via the coding sequence ATGCCGCACACGAAATCGCACGTGAGCGACGCGGAATCGGTGCTTCCGGACGACGTGAAGGGCGAGATGTGGATGCTCCGGGACGACCTCGACACGGAGACGCTCGGGTTCACCGTGCTCGCGCTCGAAGCCGGCGAGGAGACGATGAGTCACGCGCACGTGGACGACGACCAGGAGGAGATTTACTACGTCGCGACGGGCGGCGTGGACGTCGACTTCGGCGACCACACCGTCAGCCTGGAGGCGGACGAGGCGCTCCGCATCAGCCCCGAGGAGGAACGTCAGATTCAGAACCGCGACGAGTACTCCAAACTCGTGCTCGTGAGCGCGCCGGTCTAA
- the sod gene encoding superoxide dismutase gives MTDYELPPLPYEYDALEPHISEQVLTWHHDTHHQGYVNGWNSAEETLEANREDGDFSSSAGAIRNVTHNGSGHILHSIFWENMSEDGGGEPAGALAARIEEDFGGFDAWKGEFEAAASAAGGWALLVYDSHSDQLRNLVVDKHDQGALWGSHPILALDVWEHSYYYDYGPDRGDFISNFFDVVDWDDVADKYEDVVATFE, from the coding sequence ATGACTGACTACGAACTTCCCCCGCTTCCCTACGAGTACGACGCGCTCGAACCGCACATCAGCGAACAGGTGCTCACGTGGCATCACGACACCCACCACCAGGGCTACGTGAACGGCTGGAACAGCGCCGAAGAAACGCTCGAAGCGAACCGCGAGGACGGCGACTTCTCCAGCTCCGCGGGCGCGATTCGGAACGTCACCCACAACGGCAGTGGACACATCCTCCACTCCATCTTCTGGGAGAACATGAGCGAGGACGGCGGCGGCGAACCCGCCGGCGCGCTCGCCGCCCGCATCGAGGAGGACTTCGGCGGCTTCGACGCCTGGAAGGGCGAATTCGAAGCCGCGGCGTCCGCCGCCGGCGGCTGGGCGCTCCTCGTCTACGACTCCCACTCCGACCAGCTGCGTAACCTCGTCGTGGACAAGCACGACCAGGGCGCGCTCTGGGGCAGCCACCCCATCCTCGCGCTCGACGTCTGGGAGCACTCCTACTACTACGACTACGGCCCGGACCGCGGCGACTTCATCAGCAACTTCTTCGACGTCGTCGACTGGGACGACGTCGCGGACAAGTACGAGGACGTCGTCGCGACGTTCGAATAA
- a CDS encoding helix-turn-helix transcriptional regulator, translating to MSRVTAAVCALLVASALIVGVTPASGLGDADSVGTADDPSFSSVHFTITVAADGSAQWTFQYRTPLENDSQRADFREFAARFENETLPLYENFQDRAGALVADGENVSERSMNATAFSRSARVTGLNDNLGVVEMSFTWTNFARVQADRVVVGDLFEGGLYVGESQRLVLEAGEGVRFASVSPEPDSMAGETVAESDSVTWFGPTEFADERPQATFTTAPLPTNTTTATTDGTTTGGGPPETESSGGFPWALYALLAVVLALAVVAGVVGWRSRRDDSTDGGDETGGGTGAPTEPAVPDEELQSDEDRVRGLIEDHGGRMRQVQIVEETDWSKSKVSMLLSEMEEEGELSRIRIGRENVVSLPGHEPGGDRDE from the coding sequence ATGTCTCGGGTCACCGCCGCGGTCTGCGCGCTCCTCGTCGCGAGCGCCCTGATCGTCGGCGTGACGCCCGCGAGCGGCCTCGGGGACGCGGACAGCGTCGGCACCGCCGACGACCCCTCGTTTTCGAGCGTTCACTTCACCATCACCGTCGCGGCGGACGGGTCGGCGCAGTGGACGTTCCAGTACCGGACGCCGCTCGAAAACGACTCCCAGCGCGCGGACTTCCGCGAGTTCGCGGCTCGCTTCGAGAACGAGACGCTCCCGCTCTACGAGAACTTCCAGGACAGGGCGGGGGCGCTGGTCGCGGACGGGGAGAACGTCTCCGAGCGGTCGATGAACGCCACGGCGTTCTCGCGGTCGGCGCGCGTCACGGGACTGAACGACAACCTCGGCGTGGTCGAGATGTCGTTCACGTGGACGAACTTCGCTCGCGTGCAGGCTGACCGGGTGGTCGTCGGCGACCTGTTCGAGGGCGGGCTGTACGTCGGGGAGAGCCAGCGCCTCGTCCTCGAAGCCGGCGAGGGCGTGCGGTTCGCGTCCGTCAGCCCGGAACCGGACTCGATGGCGGGCGAGACGGTCGCGGAGAGCGACTCCGTGACGTGGTTCGGGCCGACCGAGTTCGCGGACGAACGCCCGCAAGCGACGTTCACCACCGCACCGCTCCCGACGAACACGACGACCGCGACGACCGACGGCACGACCACCGGTGGCGGGCCGCCGGAGACCGAGTCGTCCGGCGGGTTCCCGTGGGCGCTCTACGCCCTGCTCGCCGTCGTGCTCGCGCTCGCCGTCGTCGCCGGCGTCGTCGGGTGGCGCTCCCGGCGCGACGACTCGACCGACGGCGGCGACGAGACGGGTGGCGGAACCGGCGCACCGACGGAGCCCGCGGTGCCGGACGAGGAACTGCAGTCGGACGAAGACCGCGTGCGCGGCCTGATCGAAGACCACGGCGGCCGCATGCGGCAGGTGCAGATAGTCGAGGAGACGGACTGGTCGAAGTCCAAGGTGAGCATGTTGCTCTCCGAGATGGAGGAGGAGGGCGAACTCAGCCGCATCCGCATCGGCCGCGAGAACGTCGTCAGCCTCCCCGGCCACGAACCCGGCGGCGACCGCGACGAGTAG